Proteins from a single region of Clostridia bacterium:
- a CDS encoding DUF402 domain-containing protein, translating into MTTIREIKHRLNGVTSVYEGTAIDRSEGRLVYRFDMTAAVTVGDVALPADGRTYGFYWEDRPYNVYLWVDRDGKAIALYFNVSDQTRITPWEVEWRDLVVDILIPVAEEAGGGWSFRAPQILDRHELPARLDPKLRAYIDSAVEEIVRTWRNVADEIRALLRQLR; encoded by the coding sequence GTGACCACGATCCGCGAGATCAAGCACCGGCTGAACGGCGTCACGTCGGTCTATGAAGGCACGGCGATCGACCGCTCGGAGGGGCGGCTCGTCTACCGGTTCGACATGACCGCCGCCGTCACCGTGGGCGATGTCGCCTTGCCCGCCGACGGTCGCACGTACGGGTTCTACTGGGAGGACCGGCCGTACAACGTCTACCTGTGGGTCGACCGGGACGGGAAGGCGATCGCGCTCTACTTCAACGTCAGCGACCAGACCCGCATCACGCCATGGGAGGTCGAGTGGCGGGACCTCGTCGTCGACATCCTGATTCCCGTGGCGGAGGAGGCCGGCGGCGGGTGGTCGTTCCGCGCGCCGCAGATCCTCGACCGGCACGAGTTGCCCGCCCGGCTCGACCCGAAGCTGCGCGCCTACATCGATTCGGCGGTTGAAGAGATCGTGCGCACGTGGCGGAACGTGGCGGACGAGATTCGCGCCCTACTGCGACAGCTCCGCTGA